From the genome of Flavobacterium luteolum, one region includes:
- a CDS encoding TIGR00730 family Rossman fold protein codes for MRLEDFDNDEDKVIQDRLKQRTWNEIKTNDSWAIFKIMSEFVNGYEAMGRIGPCVSIFGSARTKPEDKYYQLAEKIAYKISKAGYGVITGGGPGIMEAGNKGAHLGGGTSVGLNIELPFEQHFNPYIDHDKNLNFDYFFVRKVMFVKYSQGFVVMPGGFGTLDEMFEAITLIQTKKIGKFPIILVGVEFWSGLIEWVKTVLVEKMHTVSPEDLNLFKIVDTEDEVVEALDKFYKKYDLSPNF; via the coding sequence ATGAGATTAGAAGATTTTGATAATGATGAAGATAAAGTAATTCAGGATCGTTTGAAACAAAGAACGTGGAATGAAATTAAAACCAATGACAGCTGGGCAATTTTTAAAATTATGTCTGAGTTTGTAAATGGTTATGAAGCAATGGGACGTATTGGTCCTTGTGTTTCAATTTTTGGATCGGCGAGAACAAAACCAGAAGATAAATATTATCAATTGGCAGAAAAAATTGCCTACAAAATCAGTAAAGCAGGTTACGGTGTGATTACAGGAGGTGGTCCCGGAATTATGGAAGCTGGAAATAAAGGAGCGCATTTGGGCGGAGGAACTTCGGTTGGCTTAAATATCGAGCTACCGTTTGAACAGCATTTTAATCCGTATATTGATCATGATAAAAACCTGAATTTCGACTATTTCTTTGTGAGAAAAGTAATGTTCGTAAAATATTCGCAAGGTTTTGTGGTTATGCCAGGAGGTTTCGGAACTTTAGACGAAATGTTTGAAGCTATCACTTTGATTCAGACTAAGAAAATTGGAAAGTTCCCAATCATCTTGGTTGGAGTAGAATTCTGGTCTGGCTTGATTGAATGGGTTAAAACTGTTTTGGTGGAAAAAATGCATACAGTAAGCCCTGAAGATTTGAATTTATTTAAAATTGTAGATACTGAAGACGAAGTTGTTGAGGCATTGGATAAATTCTACAAAAAGTACGATTTAAGTCCGAATTTCTAA
- a CDS encoding Fic family protein: MLNIDLTYREEFQSTFHRLYQKRQELQNSRPLPNIALNKIRESLSLEWTYNSNSIEGNTLSLRETQMVIQEGITIKGKSLREHFETHNHDKAIDYLYSIVDENYKLRSIDILSIHGLVMRSIEEDFAGRIRNGGVRISGANFMPPNANKVSDYLDELIEFINTNPLGLNDIELATIYHHKLVWIHPFFDGNGRTVRLSMNLLLMRCGFPPAIILKNDRKKYYEALNQANNGNYQKLTLLMCQALERTLNIYLGAMPGSTYDYQSIQNIVSEPNTPYGQEYVSLLARTGKIDAYKEGRNWYTTKEAIENYMATRKRKR, translated from the coding sequence ATGCTTAATATTGACCTAACATACCGAGAAGAATTTCAATCAACCTTTCATCGATTGTACCAAAAAAGGCAAGAACTGCAAAATAGCAGACCATTGCCCAATATCGCCTTGAATAAAATAAGAGAGAGCCTTTCTCTAGAATGGACTTATAATTCTAATAGCATTGAAGGAAATACACTCAGTCTCAGAGAAACTCAAATGGTTATTCAAGAAGGAATTACCATCAAAGGAAAATCACTTCGTGAACATTTTGAAACTCATAATCATGATAAAGCCATTGATTACCTATACTCCATTGTAGATGAAAATTACAAACTAAGAAGTATAGACATTCTTTCTATTCATGGTTTGGTAATGCGCTCTATCGAAGAAGATTTTGCAGGAAGAATTCGTAACGGAGGAGTTCGAATTTCAGGAGCTAATTTTATGCCTCCAAATGCCAATAAAGTCTCCGATTATTTAGACGAACTAATTGAGTTTATTAATACAAATCCGCTTGGTTTAAATGATATTGAACTCGCTACAATATATCATCACAAATTAGTCTGGATTCATCCTTTTTTTGATGGAAATGGGCGCACAGTTCGTTTAAGCATGAATTTATTGTTGATGCGATGTGGTTTTCCGCCAGCTATTATTCTTAAAAATGACAGAAAAAAATATTACGAAGCGCTTAATCAAGCTAATAACGGTAATTATCAGAAACTAACCCTTTTAATGTGCCAAGCCCTCGAAAGAACACTCAATATTTATCTGGGTGCGATGCCAGGAAGCACTTATGACTATCAATCTATTCAAAATATTGTTAGTGAACCAAATACGCCTTACGGCCAGGAATATGTAAGTTTATTGGCCAGAACAGGCAAAATTGATGCTTACAAAGAAGGCCGAAACTGGTACACCACCAAAGAAGCAATAGAAAACTATATGGCAACCCGAAAAAGAAAACGCTAG
- the uvrA gene encoding excinuclease ABC subunit UvrA, which translates to MLDKDNTIEVLGARVHNLKNIDISIPREKLVVITGLSGSGKSSLAFDTIYAEGQRRYVETFSAYARQFLGGLERPDVDKIDGLSPVIAIEQKTTSKSPRSTVGTITEIYDFLRLLYARGADAYSYNTGEKMVSYSDEQIKDLIIQDYNGKRINILAPVIKARKGHYAELFQQITKQGFLKVRVNGDVQDLVAGMKLDRYKTHDIEIVVDRMVIEDNPDTQKRLSESINTAMHHGEDVLMILDQDSNEVRYFSRNLMCPTTGISYQNPEPNLFSFNSPKGACPHCNGLGTVHEINVKKIIPNPKLSIKAGGFAPLGEYKSSWIFKQLETIGEKFGFKITDPIEKIPEEAMQMILYGGKDKFSINSKDLGVTREYKIDFEGISNFIKNQYDESATTSIKRWAKDFMDEINCPVCDGSRLKKEALFFRVNEKNITELCDMDISDLTAWFQDLNSHLTDKQLLIASEVVKEIKDRLNFLMNVGLNYLALSRSSKSLSGGEAQRIRLATQIGSQLVGVLYILDEPSIGLHQRDNEKLIHSLEQLRDIGNSVIVVEHDKDMIETADYVIDIGPKAGKYGGEIISIGTPKETLASDTITAQYLNGKMKFDIPKKRRKGNGKFLKLTGATGNNLKNVSIEIPLGQLTCVTGVSGSGKSTLINETLYPILNAYYFNGVKKPQPYKKIEGLEHIDKVIDIDQSPIGRTPRSNPATYTEVFTEIRNLFTMTSESMIRGYKAGRFSFNVKGGRCETCEGSGVRTIEMNFLPDVYVECETCQGKRFNRETLEIRYKGKSISDVLDMTVDEAVPFFENIPKIYRKIKTIQDVGLGYITLGQQSTTLSGGEAQRIKLAGELSKKDTGNTFYILDEPTTGLHFEDIRVLMEVINKLVDKGNTILIIEHNMDVIKLADYIIDIGPEGGKGGGQLVAKGTPEEVAQNKKSYTAKFLKKELE; encoded by the coding sequence ATGTTAGATAAAGACAATACTATTGAAGTTCTTGGCGCAAGAGTTCATAATCTAAAAAATATCGATATATCCATTCCGCGTGAAAAACTGGTTGTAATTACTGGTTTATCAGGTTCGGGAAAATCTTCTTTGGCATTTGATACTATTTATGCTGAAGGTCAGCGTCGTTATGTTGAAACTTTTTCAGCTTACGCCAGACAATTCCTTGGCGGATTAGAACGTCCTGATGTAGATAAAATAGATGGACTTTCTCCTGTAATCGCGATTGAACAAAAAACAACCAGTAAGAGTCCGCGTTCTACAGTTGGAACTATTACTGAAATTTACGATTTCCTAAGGCTTTTATACGCACGTGGCGCAGATGCCTACAGTTATAACACAGGCGAAAAAATGGTTTCGTATTCTGATGAACAGATTAAAGATCTGATTATTCAGGATTATAACGGAAAACGAATTAATATTCTTGCTCCAGTTATTAAAGCCAGAAAAGGTCATTATGCTGAGCTTTTCCAACAGATTACCAAACAAGGATTCTTAAAAGTTCGTGTAAACGGAGACGTTCAGGATTTAGTAGCCGGAATGAAACTGGATCGTTACAAAACGCACGATATCGAAATTGTGGTGGACAGAATGGTGATTGAGGACAATCCAGATACTCAAAAAAGATTATCTGAAAGTATCAATACAGCGATGCATCACGGTGAAGATGTCTTGATGATTTTAGATCAGGATTCTAATGAGGTTCGTTATTTCAGTAGAAATTTAATGTGTCCTACAACAGGAATTTCATATCAAAATCCAGAACCAAATTTATTTTCGTTCAACTCTCCAAAAGGAGCTTGTCCACATTGCAACGGATTGGGAACGGTACACGAAATCAATGTTAAGAAGATTATTCCAAATCCGAAATTATCTATAAAAGCTGGTGGTTTTGCTCCCCTTGGAGAATATAAATCTTCTTGGATCTTTAAACAATTGGAAACCATTGGAGAAAAATTCGGATTTAAAATAACCGATCCAATCGAGAAAATTCCGGAAGAAGCGATGCAAATGATTTTGTATGGCGGAAAAGATAAATTTTCTATCAACTCAAAAGATCTTGGCGTTACAAGAGAATATAAAATCGATTTTGAAGGAATTTCCAATTTCATTAAAAATCAATACGATGAAAGTGCTACAACCAGCATAAAACGTTGGGCAAAAGATTTTATGGACGAAATTAATTGTCCTGTTTGCGACGGTTCGCGTCTTAAAAAAGAAGCATTATTTTTTAGGGTAAATGAAAAAAATATCACCGAATTGTGTGATATGGATATTTCAGATTTAACTGCTTGGTTTCAAGATTTAAATAGCCATTTGACAGACAAACAGCTTTTAATTGCTTCTGAAGTGGTAAAAGAAATCAAAGACCGCTTGAACTTCCTGATGAATGTCGGTTTGAATTATTTAGCTTTAAGCCGAAGTTCAAAATCGCTTTCTGGAGGTGAAGCACAGCGTATTCGTCTAGCAACTCAAATTGGTTCTCAGCTGGTTGGAGTTCTTTATATTTTGGATGAACCGAGTATTGGTCTACACCAAAGAGATAATGAAAAACTTATTCATTCTCTCGAACAATTACGCGATATCGGAAACTCAGTTATTGTGGTCGAACATGATAAAGACATGATCGAAACGGCTGACTATGTAATTGATATTGGCCCAAAAGCCGGAAAATACGGTGGAGAAATCATCAGTATAGGAACTCCTAAAGAAACTTTAGCTTCAGACACTATAACCGCTCAATATTTGAACGGTAAAATGAAGTTTGATATTCCGAAGAAAAGAAGAAAAGGAAATGGTAAATTCTTGAAACTGACTGGTGCAACAGGAAACAATCTTAAAAACGTTTCGATTGAAATTCCGTTAGGGCAATTAACCTGCGTTACGGGAGTTTCTGGAAGCGGAAAATCTACTTTGATTAATGAAACGCTTTATCCGATTTTAAATGCGTATTATTTTAATGGTGTAAAAAAACCGCAACCTTACAAAAAGATTGAAGGTTTAGAACACATTGATAAAGTTATTGATATTGACCAAAGTCCGATTGGAAGAACACCACGTTCGAATCCAGCAACTTATACGGAGGTTTTCACAGAAATTAGAAATCTGTTTACCATGACTTCTGAAAGTATGATTCGAGGTTATAAAGCGGGTCGTTTCAGCTTTAACGTGAAAGGCGGACGCTGCGAAACCTGCGAAGGTTCTGGTGTAAGAACAATAGAAATGAACTTTTTACCAGACGTTTATGTAGAATGCGAAACTTGTCAAGGAAAACGCTTCAACAGAGAGACTTTAGAAATTAGATATAAAGGAAAATCAATTTCTGATGTTTTGGATATGACAGTTGATGAAGCGGTTCCGTTTTTTGAAAATATTCCGAAGATTTACAGAAAAATCAAAACCATTCAAGATGTTGGTTTAGGTTATATTACGCTTGGTCAGCAAAGCACAACTCTTTCTGGCGGTGAAGCGCAACGTATAAAACTGGCGGGAGAATTGTCTAAAAAAGATACTGGAAATACATTTTATATTCTAGACGAACCAACAACAGGTTTACATTTTGAAGACATTCGCGTGTTGATGGAAGTAATCAATAAATTGGTTGATAAAGGAAATACTATTTTGATCATCGAGCACAATATGGACGTTATAAAACTTGCCGATTATATTATTGATATTGGTCCAGAAGGTGGAAAAGGCGGGGGACAATTGGTTGCCAAAGGTACTCCAGAAGAAGTGGCTCAGAATAAAAAGAGCTATACAGCTAAGTTTTTGAAAAAAGAGCTAGAGTAA
- the ggt gene encoding gamma-glutamyltransferase, protein MKKITILIALLYISSSNAQQTAPNPTGLVVTKAMVVSAREEASKIGSDIMKKGGNAFDAMVGTELALAVAFPFAGNIGGGGFMVYRKANGEVGSLDYREKAPLAATKDMFLDSEGNVIKGKSTQTALAIGVPGTIAGVFAVHKKYGTMPISKILEPVIALAERGVVVTKKQEKSLKDYHESIVKINGEDSPASKAYKENDTIKYPALAKTLKRIQKKGRNEFYKGETAKILVNYLKEKGGIITMQDLAKYEAKWRKPLQFTYKDLKITSMAPPSSGGICLAQILKMLEPYDLAKMGHNSAEAIQVIVEAERRAYADRSYFLGDPDFVKIPMKELLNENYLRERMASFNPEKATLSSEIKEGKVNYAESTETTHYSIVDQFGNAIAATTTLNDGYGSKYYCDELGFFLNNEMDDFSAKPGSPNMFGLVGNEANSIAPQKRMLSSMTPTIVEKNGKLFMVVGTPGGSTIITSVLQTILNVYEYNLSMQEAVNAPRFHHQWLPDLITFEPNTFASKTIDNLKAKSYIINEKPTPIIGKVDAILVLPDNKLEGGADFRGDDKAVGF, encoded by the coding sequence ATATATAAGCAGCAGTAATGCACAACAGACAGCTCCAAATCCGACTGGATTGGTAGTTACAAAAGCGATGGTAGTTTCGGCTCGCGAAGAAGCTTCAAAAATTGGTTCTGATATTATGAAAAAAGGCGGAAATGCTTTTGATGCTATGGTTGGAACAGAGTTAGCTCTTGCAGTTGCTTTTCCGTTTGCGGGAAACATCGGCGGTGGCGGATTTATGGTGTATAGAAAAGCAAATGGCGAAGTCGGTTCTTTGGATTATCGCGAAAAAGCGCCGCTAGCTGCTACAAAAGATATGTTTTTAGATAGTGAAGGAAATGTTATAAAAGGAAAAAGCACTCAAACAGCACTTGCCATTGGTGTACCAGGAACTATTGCAGGTGTTTTTGCTGTACATAAAAAATACGGTACAATGCCTATTTCTAAAATTCTTGAGCCCGTAATTGCTTTGGCAGAAAGAGGTGTTGTAGTGACCAAAAAACAAGAGAAAAGCTTAAAGGATTATCATGAAAGCATTGTAAAAATAAACGGAGAGGATTCTCCAGCATCAAAAGCTTACAAAGAAAACGATACCATCAAATATCCAGCTTTAGCCAAAACTTTAAAAAGAATTCAGAAAAAAGGAAGAAACGAATTTTATAAAGGTGAAACGGCAAAAATCTTAGTCAATTATCTTAAGGAAAAAGGCGGTATTATTACCATGCAAGATTTAGCCAAATATGAAGCCAAATGGAGAAAACCTTTACAATTTACTTATAAAGATTTAAAAATCACTTCAATGGCTCCGCCAAGCAGCGGCGGAATCTGTCTGGCTCAAATCTTAAAAATGCTAGAGCCCTATGATTTAGCCAAAATGGGACATAATTCTGCAGAAGCAATTCAGGTAATTGTCGAAGCTGAAAGAAGAGCTTATGCCGATAGGAGTTATTTTTTAGGCGATCCAGATTTTGTCAAAATTCCGATGAAAGAATTATTAAATGAAAACTATCTTCGTGAAAGAATGGCTAGTTTTAATCCGGAAAAAGCAACTTTGTCTAGCGAAATAAAAGAAGGAAAAGTAAATTATGCCGAAAGTACTGAAACTACACATTATTCGATTGTAGACCAATTCGGAAATGCTATTGCTGCGACAACAACCTTAAATGATGGTTATGGTTCTAAATATTATTGTGATGAACTTGGTTTCTTTTTAAACAATGAAATGGACGATTTTAGTGCTAAACCTGGTTCTCCAAATATGTTTGGTCTGGTTGGAAATGAAGCCAACAGCATTGCTCCACAAAAACGAATGCTAAGTTCTATGACGCCAACAATTGTAGAAAAAAACGGAAAACTTTTTATGGTAGTTGGAACACCAGGAGGTTCAACTATTATAACTTCAGTTTTGCAGACTATTTTAAACGTTTACGAATATAATTTAAGTATGCAAGAAGCAGTTAATGCTCCGCGTTTTCATCATCAGTGGCTTCCAGATTTAATTACTTTCGAGCCTAATACTTTTGCATCCAAAACCATAGATAACCTTAAAGCTAAAAGTTACATTATCAACGAAAAACCAACTCCAATTATAGGAAAAGTAGATGCTATTTTGGTTTTACCTGACAATAAATTAGAAGGAGGAGCTGACTTTAGAGGCGACGATAAAGCCGTTGGTTTTTAA
- a CDS encoding chloride channel protein — translation MLKKYFRRLESIIALAQSLMTPKQFLFLSSVLIGISCSLAVIVLKTFAHSVFSFATYINGILKLSFINSILPIIGITLTVFVVNKVLNGSIQKGTSQILYAVAKKASIIPRKQMYAQIVTSSLTVGLGGSAGLESPIVITGAAFGSNYAQNYKMQYKDRTLLIGCGVAAGIAAAFNAPIAGVLFAIEVLLVDVSISAFTPIMISAATGALVSAIVLDESILLSFKKQETFDYHNIPFYVILGVLTGLAAIYYSRNFQRVEHYFAKQQINPYRKALIGSSLLALLIFIFPTLFGEGYESIKTLSETDPGKLLDNTLFADFRNNQWVLLLFIGATMMVKVFASGLTLGSGGNGGNFAPSLFLGSYLGYFFSKLVTMIGLSKLPISNFTMVGMAGILSGLFHAPLTAIFLIAEITGGYGLMIPLMIVSSISFAISKRFEKYSLDVKGLAKKGHAFTSNKDSNILSTLDIDSIIQCDYLTVHPDENMSKLVDLISHSNQVVFAVVNNDKDLVGVVHFNDIREIIFNSYRVKYTFIRDVMKAPAATISTLDSMEIVMRKFETTKSAFLPVLRDGKYHGFISKSIALEAYRTKLRSMTIE, via the coding sequence ATGCTAAAAAAATATTTCAGAAGACTCGAAAGCATCATTGCTTTGGCACAATCCTTAATGACTCCAAAGCAGTTTCTTTTTTTGTCAAGCGTTCTTATCGGAATATCTTGTTCCCTTGCGGTTATCGTGCTTAAAACTTTCGCACATAGCGTATTCTCTTTTGCCACCTATATTAATGGAATCCTAAAATTGAGTTTCATTAACAGTATTCTGCCTATCATCGGTATTACATTAACGGTTTTCGTAGTAAATAAAGTTCTTAATGGAAGTATCCAAAAAGGGACTTCACAAATCTTATATGCAGTTGCCAAAAAAGCTAGTATTATTCCAAGAAAGCAGATGTATGCCCAAATTGTGACGAGTTCGTTAACGGTAGGTTTAGGAGGTTCTGCTGGTTTAGAGAGTCCAATCGTAATTACTGGAGCAGCATTTGGTTCCAATTATGCCCAGAATTATAAGATGCAGTATAAGGATCGAACTTTATTAATTGGATGCGGAGTTGCGGCTGGAATCGCAGCAGCATTTAACGCCCCAATTGCAGGAGTTCTTTTTGCTATTGAAGTTTTATTGGTAGATGTCAGTATTTCTGCTTTTACTCCCATTATGATTTCTGCTGCGACAGGCGCTTTGGTTTCAGCAATTGTTTTGGATGAAAGCATTCTTTTAAGTTTCAAAAAACAAGAAACATTTGATTATCACAACATTCCATTTTATGTTATTTTAGGTGTGCTTACTGGATTAGCAGCAATTTACTATTCAAGAAATTTTCAGAGAGTAGAGCATTATTTTGCGAAACAGCAAATCAATCCTTATAGAAAAGCTTTAATTGGTTCATCTCTATTAGCTTTATTAATTTTTATTTTTCCGACTCTGTTTGGTGAGGGATACGAAAGTATCAAAACCTTATCTGAAACCGATCCAGGAAAATTATTGGACAACACATTATTTGCTGATTTCAGAAATAATCAGTGGGTTTTACTTTTATTTATTGGAGCCACTATGATGGTTAAAGTATTTGCTTCAGGATTAACCCTAGGAAGTGGTGGAAATGGAGGAAACTTCGCTCCTTCTTTATTCTTAGGATCTTATTTAGGATATTTCTTCTCTAAGCTAGTTACGATGATAGGTTTATCAAAACTTCCTATAAGTAATTTTACTATGGTCGGAATGGCTGGAATTTTAAGTGGTTTATTTCACGCGCCTTTAACTGCAATCTTCTTAATTGCAGAAATTACAGGAGGTTACGGATTAATGATTCCGCTGATGATCGTTTCTTCAATCAGTTTTGCCATTTCTAAACGTTTTGAAAAATATTCGCTTGACGTAAAAGGATTAGCCAAAAAAGGCCATGCCTTTACAAGCAATAAAGATTCTAATATTTTATCGACTTTAGATATCGACTCAATTATTCAATGCGATTATCTGACTGTTCATCCAGATGAAAATATGAGCAAGTTGGTAGACCTTATTTCGCATTCTAACCAAGTAGTTTTTGCAGTAGTAAACAATGATAAAGATTTGGTCGGAGTAGTTCATTTTAACGATATTCGAGAAATTATATTTAATTCTTACCGCGTAAAATATACTTTCATTAGAGATGTAATGAAAGCACCAGCTGCCACAATTTCTACACTTGACAGTATGGAAATCGTAATGCGTAAATTTGAAACTACCAAATCTGCTTTTCTACCTGTTCTAAGAGATGGAAAATACCACGGATTCATTTCAAAATCGATAGCACTTGAAGCTTATAGAACAAAACTTCGTTCTATGACGATTGAATAA